In Gimesia panareensis, the genomic window TTCGTATTCGCCGGTTTCTTCGCGGGTTCTGCTTTCTGAGTTTCCAGGGGCATGGGAGCCGCTTTATCTCCTGACGATTTCTGGAACTCCTGCAGACGCTGGCGATAACGGTCGTACAACCGGGTCTGTTTACTTGCAGGTGGCATAAGAGTACCACCAACACAGACTGCCTTGATGTGTGACGTCTGCTGCAAAGGCGAACCGTCAGTGATTATCAGATTCGCCAGTTTGCCTTTGGTCAAAGAGCCAACCTGATCCTCGATCCCCAGTACTTCCGCTGCAGAAAGGGTCACCGAGCGAATCGCGGCCTGTTCCGGTAGTCCATAAGCGACCGCCATCGCAGCTTCAAACGGAGTATTCCGTGAATTCCAGGCACTGTGCGACCGAATGCAGAATGGAACGCCGGCCTCATACAGATGGGCTGGATTGGTATAGGGGGCATCAAAGGGGTCATAATCTTCCTCAGGTCGGTGCATCACCGGTCCCACAATGACTGGTACCTTTCTCGCCTTCAGTTCTTTGGTCAGTTTCCAGGCATCAGCACCACCAGAAATTATGATTTTCAGTTTTTCTTCGTCCGCGAAGAGTAACGCTCCGGCTATCGCTTCGCGCGAATTGGCCTCGATAATAACCGGTTTCTTACCATCCAGATAAGGCAGCAGCGCTTCATACCGTGGGTCAGTCACAGGACGCCGCGACGCATCAGTTTGGGTCTGTGATTTCAGTTTCTGATACAGGCGTGCCTGTTTCACAAAGTCTTTGAGCTCATCCTGTCGCTCCTGTTTGGTAGACCAGTTGATCTGCAGCCCCGCTTCCAACTGCATGACCATTTCGGGAGCGGTCCAGCCGGCTGTCTGGACGATCGAAGTCTGTCCGGCAATCAGCCCGGAATGCGGGCAAACCAGGACAGTGGTAATTCCCCCCGCCCGGGCGACCGGGAAGAGTTCAGAATCCGGATTGACCGCTACACCGGTGCGCAGATCCGGTTGCAGATCGCCACTCTCGGCATAATCACGGGTCTCTCTGACTTTGTCGATTTCGGTCAGCCCCAGCGTGGTCCCGGTATCAATCATGCCCGGATAAACATGAAGTCCCTTGGCATCAATGACCGGAAGATTTTTAAACAGCGTTGTTGACGGCCCCACATATTTAATCTTCTGATTTCGGACAATCAGGGTTCCCGACGGAATCATCTCGCGATCAATAGGGTGCAGTGTCGCCCCCACAATTGCAAATTCCCTCACCTCAGCCGACGGTAATTTCAGTGGTTCCTCATCCCGTTCCACAATCACAGTCCGGGAATGCTCGGACCGTTTTTCCGCTGCCTTGGACATGGCCGTCGGCTGCTGTTTACGATCGAAGTAAACTTCCCCCTCGATAATAGTCATCTCGCAGCGGGTATAAGCATTCAGGGGATGTCCGTTGAAAACAGCGAAATCGCCATCCTTGCCGATCTCGATCGATCCGATCTGCTGGTCCAGTCCCAGTTCCCGGGCTGGATTGATCGTGATCGTCCGCAGGGCATCGTTGAATGACATATTTCCATAGCGAACCGTCTTCGCTGCTTCGACGTACAGATGACGGATCAGTTCCCAGTCATCACTCTTGATTACAGTATTGATCCCCGCCTCATTCAGCAGTGCCGCATTATGCGGTACTGCATCAAAGGCTTCTACTTTGTAGGCCCACCAGTCGGAAAACGTACTGCAACTGGCTCCGTGGGCCAGAATCTCCGGTGCGATTTTATACCCTTCCAGCACATGCTGCAGCGACCAGACCCGGATACCGAGATTAGAGGCGACACGGAGCAGCATCAGGATTTCATCGGCCCGATAACAGTGTGAGTGGATGAATTTTTCGTGATTGACGATATCCGCCAAAGCTTCAAGCCGCAGATCCCGGCGGGGAGGCAGTTGTTTCAGTTTCGGATTGGCCTGTTTCGCACGCTGATACTGCTGCCATTGTCGGCGGTAATCGACGGCTTCCAGAAACGCCCGTTGCAGCGTTGCTTCCACTCCCATCCGGGTATTGGGAAAACGTGATGTCCGATACTTCACATTCTCTCCCAACGCGAATTTCACTCCCTGAGGGGCATCATGCAGGATATGTTCCCGAGCCGTCTTGCCGTGTTTCAGCTTGACCACTGCATCCTGACCGCCGATGACATTCGCTGATCCGTGGAACAGTCGTGCTGCCGTCACTCCACCAGCTAAGGCCCGGTACTCAGAAGGATCAGCGGTGTTGACGACATCTCGCACGCGAACTTCTGGAACGATGGACTGAGAATATTCGTTGATCCCCTCAGTAATCATGATGTGACTGTGCGTATCAATAATCCCCGGCATCACATACATCCCGGTAACGTCGATCTCCGTCGTTCCCGCAGGTGCTTTCAAGTCAGCTCCGATGGCGATGATCTTTCCATTTTTCACCAGGACTGATGCATGCGGGAGTGTCTTTCCGGTAACCGTAATGACCGTTCCGTTTTTGAGCAGTAGATTCCCACCTGTCGAGGGATAGCGGCTGATCCGGTCTGACTCCAGTTCGGTGTCAAACTGGTGCCGACTGGCGTCGGATTCGGTGGTAGAATCGGCTTGAGGTTTTTCAGCTATCAGCACCTCTGAATCGGCTGTGGAGAAGGGCAGGTCGTCGTCATCTGTCCCTTCGAGAGAGAGCTGAATTGGATTATCAGCGGCGGGTTTACTTTTCTCTGCCTTACGAACCGCAGACCAGCTTGTCTCTGTTCCGAAAGCCGACTTGAGTTTCCCTGCCAGTTTCGAAGGTTGCTTTTCAGCGCCCAGGTCACCATTGAACTGCAGTTCGATCGAATGTTCGCCAGCCCCGATGGCAACTGTGAGTGTGACTTTGTCTTTTTCAATTTTGCCCGCGGTGACTTTGCCATTCCCTTTTTCACTGGTGAAGGTCCCACGCAGAGAGGTTCGGTCCTGGGCCAGTTTCAACTCGCCGATCACTTTTCCCTGGGCTGAATTGATTTCGACTCCCCAGTTACCTGCCAGGTCAACGGTGACAGGCTTGTCTTTCATTTCAGTTGGCGTTTTGGTCGGCTCTTTCTTTTCTTCTTTCTCTTTTTCAGTGAAGTCCAGTTTGAGCCCGTCGACAAACAGGTAGCGTACTTTGGAATCACTCTCTTCCCAGGGAGCGGACATCACGATCAGTTGCGCCAGTTTCCCTTTTTCGATCGTCCCCAGCCGCTGTTCAATCCCCAGAATCCGGGCGGCATCTACCGTTAAACAGCGCAGTGCCTCATCTGCTGCAAAACCCGCTTTCACAGC contains:
- a CDS encoding amidohydrolase family protein — its product is MQYFKWLKQLFLVCILAVTLPVQAQVERQPGFQPQVFALTHATVVTQPGTVLKNATVLIRDGLIEAVGTEVAIPGDAEVVDCQGMQIYAGFIDAASSGLLDKEVKHPKPEERKVDFGRYALAATRPDNRNYLSPEFLANQAITRKKNNFSDYQKAGFTSVHVLPLGKIASGQGTLLSTSELPVREATLLKTTVGSFRLYAPHGDVYPTTLMGAVAHLRQSCLDARHYEKHWKLYQDQKAFVKRPPTDATYVALLETLNGKQIPVFAANTRDQILRALDFCQEVKIKPVILGAEEAHLCLDRLKKDSQGVICQLDFAEKPKIKEESQSDKLTTEFTDPLRVQQEKLRLWQARIRGLSQLAESGLPVAFTSEKLKKHVSDIVPQLRIAVKAGFAADEALRCLTVDAARILGIEQRLGTIEKGKLAQLIVMSAPWEESDSKVRYLFVDGLKLDFTEKEKEEKKEPTKTPTEMKDKPVTVDLAGNWGVEINSAQGKVIGELKLAQDRTSLRGTFTSEKGNGKVTAGKIEKDKVTLTVAIGAGEHSIELQFNGDLGAEKQPSKLAGKLKSAFGTETSWSAVRKAEKSKPAADNPIQLSLEGTDDDDLPFSTADSEVLIAEKPQADSTTESDASRHQFDTELESDRISRYPSTGGNLLLKNGTVITVTGKTLPHASVLVKNGKIIAIGADLKAPAGTTEIDVTGMYVMPGIIDTHSHIMITEGINEYSQSIVPEVRVRDVVNTADPSEYRALAGGVTAARLFHGSANVIGGQDAVVKLKHGKTAREHILHDAPQGVKFALGENVKYRTSRFPNTRMGVEATLQRAFLEAVDYRRQWQQYQRAKQANPKLKQLPPRRDLRLEALADIVNHEKFIHSHCYRADEILMLLRVASNLGIRVWSLQHVLEGYKIAPEILAHGASCSTFSDWWAYKVEAFDAVPHNAALLNEAGINTVIKSDDWELIRHLYVEAAKTVRYGNMSFNDALRTITINPARELGLDQQIGSIEIGKDGDFAVFNGHPLNAYTRCEMTIIEGEVYFDRKQQPTAMSKAAEKRSEHSRTVIVERDEEPLKLPSAEVREFAIVGATLHPIDREMIPSGTLIVRNQKIKYVGPSTTLFKNLPVIDAKGLHVYPGMIDTGTTLGLTEIDKVRETRDYAESGDLQPDLRTGVAVNPDSELFPVARAGGITTVLVCPHSGLIAGQTSIVQTAGWTAPEMVMQLEAGLQINWSTKQERQDELKDFVKQARLYQKLKSQTQTDASRRPVTDPRYEALLPYLDGKKPVIIEANSREAIAGALLFADEEKLKIIISGGADAWKLTKELKARKVPVIVGPVMHRPEEDYDPFDAPYTNPAHLYEAGVPFCIRSHSAWNSRNTPFEAAMAVAYGLPEQAAIRSVTLSAAEVLGIEDQVGSLTKGKLANLIITDGSPLQQTSHIKAVCVGGTLMPPASKQTRLYDRYRQRLQEFQKSSGDKAAPMPLETQKAEPAKKPANTK